A single window of Oerskovia paurometabola DNA harbors:
- a CDS encoding DUF3180 domain-containing protein, which translates to MQRTRVTTLLLVTVTTTLVGWLVVVGLERRGTYLPHVPWIVDAALVALAGAVFWAGWAVRSYLKGRRPSLDPLRAARTLVLAKAAALTGSLLAGWYLAQVVAVLGDLAIEARRDRAIAAGVAALCAVVLAVVGLVVEKFCQVPPEDTDPANGGRSRAGGEADPEAGATA; encoded by the coding sequence ATGCAGCGCACCAGGGTCACGACCCTCCTGCTCGTCACGGTCACCACGACCCTGGTGGGGTGGCTCGTCGTCGTCGGCCTGGAGCGTCGGGGTACGTACCTGCCGCACGTGCCGTGGATCGTGGACGCGGCCCTGGTCGCGCTCGCCGGAGCCGTCTTCTGGGCAGGCTGGGCCGTGCGGTCCTACCTCAAGGGTCGGCGCCCCTCGCTGGATCCCCTGCGGGCGGCGCGCACGCTCGTGCTCGCCAAGGCGGCGGCCCTCACCGGGTCGCTGCTCGCGGGTTGGTACCTCGCGCAGGTCGTCGCGGTGCTGGGCGACCTCGCGATCGAGGCCCGGCGCGACCGTGCGATCGCGGCGGGGGTCGCGGCGCTGTGCGCCGTGGTGCTCGCCGTGGTCGGGCTCGTGGTGGAGAAGTTCTGCCAGGTCCCGCCCGAGGACACCGACCCCGCGAACGGCGGACGGTCGCGAGCCGGCGGCGAGGCCGATCCCGAGGCCGGAGCCACGGCCTGA
- the panD gene encoding aspartate 1-decarboxylase, with protein sequence MMIGKIHRATVTQADLHYVGSVTVDVDLLEAADIISGQQVDIVDVTNGSRLTTYAIPGERGSGKVCINGAAAHLVHPGDTVILIAYGMIADHEARHFLPNVVFVDGDNRIVEVSEEPGLVPEGYDLEPSGLPIAPFQSATAE encoded by the coding sequence ATGATGATCGGGAAGATCCACCGCGCCACCGTGACGCAGGCGGACCTCCACTACGTCGGGTCCGTGACCGTGGACGTGGACCTCCTCGAGGCCGCCGACATCATCTCCGGCCAGCAGGTCGACATCGTCGACGTCACCAACGGCTCACGCCTGACGACCTACGCGATCCCCGGCGAGCGCGGCTCGGGCAAGGTCTGCATCAACGGTGCCGCCGCGCACCTCGTGCACCCCGGCGACACCGTGATCCTCATCGCCTACGGCATGATCGCCGACCACGAGGCGCGCCACTTCCTGCCGAACGTCGTGTTCGTCGACGGGGACAACCGCATCGTCGAGGTCAGCGAGGAGCCCGGACTCGTCCCCGAAGGCTACGACCTCGAGCCGAGCGGCCTGCCCATCGCACCGTTCCAGTCCGCCACGGCCGAATGA
- the nadC gene encoding carboxylating nicotinate-nucleotide diphosphorylase — MSAVNSPSLIEPGLDPRWVADIVTRALDEDLGPTPGRDVTTQATVAPSGTGTAHLVARADGVVAGLVVVEEVTRQVAERFGLPPVTVTFTAQDGDAVTRGRVLAALTGPVQVLLTAERTLLNLASRASGVATATRAWARELDGTGAQVLDTRKTTPGLRALEKYAVRAGGGTNKRMGLYDVAMVKDNHVVAAGSVSGAIDAVRAMFPDVLIQVEADTTDQALEALDAGADFLLLDNMPTPVLAETVRLVREREGAPGGPAKIELEATGNLTLDRAREVAGTGVDYLSVGALTHSAPILDLALDLIG, encoded by the coding sequence GTGAGCGCCGTGAACTCTCCCTCTCTCATCGAGCCCGGTCTCGACCCTCGGTGGGTCGCCGACATCGTCACGCGCGCCCTCGACGAGGACCTCGGCCCCACGCCCGGTCGGGACGTGACCACCCAGGCCACCGTGGCGCCGTCGGGCACGGGGACGGCCCACCTCGTGGCACGCGCCGACGGCGTCGTGGCGGGTCTCGTCGTCGTCGAGGAGGTGACCCGGCAGGTGGCCGAGCGCTTCGGGCTGCCGCCCGTGACCGTGACGTTCACCGCGCAGGACGGTGACGCCGTGACCCGCGGGCGCGTCCTCGCGGCCCTCACGGGCCCCGTCCAGGTGCTCCTGACGGCCGAGCGCACCCTTCTCAACCTCGCGAGCCGTGCGAGCGGCGTCGCGACCGCGACGAGGGCCTGGGCACGCGAGCTCGACGGCACGGGCGCGCAGGTCCTCGACACCCGCAAGACCACCCCGGGCCTGCGCGCCCTGGAGAAGTACGCGGTCCGTGCGGGCGGCGGCACGAACAAGCGCATGGGGCTGTACGACGTGGCCATGGTCAAGGACAACCACGTCGTCGCCGCCGGGTCGGTGAGCGGCGCGATCGACGCCGTGCGCGCGATGTTCCCCGACGTCCTGATCCAGGTCGAGGCCGACACGACCGACCAGGCCCTGGAAGCCCTCGACGCGGGCGCGGACTTCCTCCTGCTCGACAACATGCCGACCCCGGTGCTGGCCGAGACGGTCCGGCTCGTGCGCGAGCGGGAGGGTGCCCCGGGCGGCCCGGCGAAGATCGAGCTCGAGGCGACGGGCAACCTGACCCTCGACCGTGCGCGGGAGGTCGCAGGGACCGGGGTGGACTACCTGTCGGTGGGGGCGCTCACGCACTCGGCGCCGATCCTCGACCTCGCGCTCGACCTGATCGGCTGA
- a CDS encoding Rossmann-like and DUF2520 domain-containing protein: MSDGRRRPGRLGVGVVGAGRVGAVLGSALRATGHAVVGASGISEASRERIETLLPGIPVLEVEEVVRRSELVLLAVPDDALPGLVSGLAEIGAWQGGQIVVHTSGRYGAGVLDPARAQGAIPLAIHPAMTFSGTSLDLSRLVGTTFAVTAPGPVQPIGQALVVELGGEPVIVEEEARGLYHAALAHGANHLVVLVAQAAQALEAAGVEQPGRVLAPLLSAALDGATRSADAGDGGGPGAISALTGPVSRGDVGTVAEHLEVLQALAVTSAHETAPRVAATDVPASYRELSRGATSRALAAGRIDARQAQELLDVLEEGQ, translated from the coding sequence GTGAGTGACGGACGCCGGCGCCCGGGGCGCCTGGGCGTGGGCGTGGTCGGCGCGGGCCGCGTCGGCGCCGTCCTCGGCAGCGCGCTGCGCGCCACGGGCCACGCGGTCGTCGGCGCGAGCGGTATCTCCGAGGCGTCGCGCGAGCGGATCGAGACGCTCCTGCCCGGCATCCCCGTGCTCGAGGTCGAGGAGGTCGTGCGGCGTTCGGAGCTGGTCCTGCTCGCCGTGCCCGACGACGCCCTCCCGGGCCTGGTCTCGGGTCTCGCCGAGATCGGGGCGTGGCAGGGCGGGCAGATCGTCGTGCACACCTCGGGCCGCTACGGCGCGGGCGTGCTCGACCCGGCGCGCGCCCAGGGGGCGATCCCGCTCGCGATCCACCCCGCCATGACGTTCTCCGGCACGTCGCTCGACCTGTCACGCCTCGTGGGCACGACCTTCGCGGTCACCGCGCCGGGGCCCGTCCAGCCCATCGGGCAGGCGCTCGTCGTCGAGCTCGGGGGCGAACCTGTCATCGTCGAGGAAGAGGCCCGCGGGCTCTACCACGCGGCCCTCGCGCACGGCGCGAACCACCTCGTGGTGCTCGTCGCCCAGGCGGCGCAGGCCCTCGAGGCAGCGGGCGTCGAGCAGCCGGGGCGCGTGCTGGCCCCGCTGCTCTCGGCGGCGCTGGACGGGGCGACCCGGTCCGCCGACGCCGGGGACGGCGGCGGTCCCGGAGCGATCTCGGCCCTGACGGGCCCCGTGTCGCGCGGGGACGTCGGGACCGTCGCGGAGCACCTCGAGGTGCTGCAGGCCCTGGCCGTGACCTCGGCGCACGAGACCGCCCCGCGCGTCGCCGCGACCGACGTCCCCGCGTCGTACCGCGAGCTCAGCCGCGGAGCCACCAGCCGTGCCCTGGCCGCCGGGCGCATCGACGCCCGCCAGGCCCAGGAGCTGCTCGACGTCCTCGAGGAAGGTCAGTGA
- a CDS encoding PH domain-containing protein codes for MTDHAFDLASAPDQVPTDPSGPFDPPGVQWQGVSARLITARLLTVGIFLLVPFVLGAVFALVFSLVWLWIVPAVVLVIGIWCVVVVPRQVRAIGYAERDDDLLIRKGVMFRSLVVVPYGRMQYVDVQAGPLARKFRIAQVQLHTASPATDASIDGLEPAEAERLRDRLASRGEARLAGL; via the coding sequence ATGACGGACCACGCCTTCGACCTGGCCTCCGCACCGGACCAGGTCCCCACGGACCCCAGCGGCCCCTTCGACCCTCCGGGCGTGCAGTGGCAGGGCGTCTCGGCCCGGCTGATCACCGCGCGGCTGCTCACGGTGGGCATCTTCCTGCTCGTGCCGTTCGTGCTCGGGGCGGTGTTCGCGCTCGTGTTCAGCCTGGTCTGGTTGTGGATCGTCCCTGCCGTCGTGCTCGTGATCGGGATCTGGTGCGTCGTGGTGGTGCCGCGCCAGGTCCGGGCCATCGGCTACGCCGAGCGTGACGACGACCTGCTGATCCGCAAGGGCGTGATGTTCCGTTCGCTCGTCGTCGTGCCGTACGGCCGCATGCAGTACGTGGACGTGCAGGCGGGCCCGCTCGCCCGCAAGTTCCGCATCGCCCAGGTCCAGCTCCACACGGCGTCGCCCGCGACGGACGCGTCGATCGACGGCCTGGAGCCCGCCGAGGCCGAGCGCCTGCGCGACCGTCTCGCGTCGCGCGGAGAGGCACGGTTGGCCGGGCTATGA
- the panC gene encoding pantoate--beta-alanine ligase gives MSVPTPPAGALPRVVRTRDALREALAAPAGAAVDAPAGAAPSGSERSAAAGSAATRAVVMTMGALHDGHLQLVRAARERVGPTGQVVVTVFVNPLQFGPGEDLDRYPRDLDADLALLAGLPEPVPGRSAVDLVFAPSVEEMYPGGDPIVRVTSGRIGTVLEGAFRPGHFDGVLTVVLKLLHLTRPDVAFYGEKDAQQLLAIRRMVADLDVDVEVVGVPIVRDDDGLALSSRNAYLSETERSDALTLSRALRAGAAAAAAGRGAAAAIEVASGMLNEHPGVVVDYLALVDPTTVDDLEPEYVGPALLLVAARVGTTRLIDNLAVDVADPAASTARPGGTQ, from the coding sequence ATGTCCGTGCCCACGCCCCCCGCCGGTGCGCTCCCGCGCGTCGTGCGCACGCGCGACGCGCTGCGCGAGGCCCTGGCCGCCCCCGCCGGCGCGGCCGTCGACGCGCCTGCCGGTGCGGCGCCGTCGGGCAGCGAGCGCTCCGCCGCGGCGGGCAGCGCGGCGACCCGCGCCGTCGTCATGACCATGGGCGCGCTCCACGACGGCCACCTGCAGCTCGTGCGTGCGGCGCGCGAGCGCGTCGGCCCCACGGGGCAGGTCGTCGTGACCGTGTTCGTGAACCCCCTGCAGTTCGGGCCGGGCGAGGACCTCGACCGGTACCCGCGCGACCTCGACGCCGACCTGGCGCTCCTCGCAGGGCTCCCCGAGCCCGTGCCGGGGCGGTCGGCCGTGGACCTCGTGTTCGCCCCGTCGGTCGAGGAGATGTACCCCGGCGGCGACCCGATCGTACGCGTCACGTCCGGACGCATCGGCACCGTGCTCGAAGGTGCGTTCCGGCCCGGCCACTTCGACGGCGTCCTGACCGTCGTGCTCAAGCTCTTGCACCTCACCAGGCCCGACGTCGCGTTCTACGGCGAGAAGGACGCGCAGCAGCTCCTCGCGATCCGTCGCATGGTCGCCGACCTGGACGTCGACGTCGAGGTCGTCGGCGTCCCGATCGTGCGCGACGACGACGGGCTCGCGCTGTCCTCGCGCAACGCCTACCTCTCCGAGACCGAGCGGTCCGACGCGCTGACCCTGAGCCGCGCGCTGCGCGCCGGGGCGGCCGCCGCCGCGGCCGGACGGGGGGCCGCAGCGGCCATCGAGGTGGCCTCGGGAATGCTCAACGAGCACCCCGGCGTTGTGGTCGATTACCTCGCACTGGTCGACCCGACTACCGTGGACGACCTGGAACCGGAGTACGTGGGACCGGCGCTGCTGCTCGTGGCGGCACGCGTGGGCACCACCCGACTGATCGACAACCTGGCCGTGGACGTGGCAGACCCCGCCGCGAGCACGGCCCGCCCAGGAGGCACGCAGTGA
- a CDS encoding L-aspartate oxidase produces the protein MTQAAGTRVSTDGAPAAAPGTAPVEAGGGSRARRRLARRLAAPAPGWTTTVDAIVVGSGIAGLTAALELRTQVPRVLLVTKGELSSGSTVWAQGGIAAALDPSDSPAAHLEDTLAAGGGLCDPAAVEVLVTEGPERVRELVSRGANFDLAPGGDIALTREGGHHADRIAHAGGDATGAEISRALVAQLEAVLADPGIEVIENALVLDVLTTSPAEPGGPRACGVTLHVRGQGSRDGVGAVLGRAVVLATGGIGQVFRSSTNPPQATGDGMAAALRAGATLGDVEFVQFHPTVLWLGLGAKGQLPLISEALRGEGAILLDTDGHRFMPAVHPMAELAPRDVVAHAIVRQMAATGSDHVLLDARHLGAEFLRKRFPTITQRLLDQGIDLTEEPVPVAPAQHYHSGGVVTDLHGRSTLDGLYAVGEVACTGVHGANRLASNSLLEGLVFAYRAAQEITARVAAGELPLGTPVERDGEAALVPAAARSRVQSVSSAGPGVIRSGEGLRVAADKLAAVRTDAHRSTDVVAAPQTAEWETTNVHQVATVLTEAALLREESRGGHFRTDFPEVEPAWARRIEITLGADGELRVV, from the coding sequence ATGACCCAGGCCGCGGGGACGCGCGTCTCCACCGACGGGGCGCCCGCCGCGGCCCCCGGCACCGCTCCCGTCGAGGCAGGCGGCGGCTCGCGCGCGCGCCGCCGCCTGGCCCGACGCCTCGCCGCCCCGGCCCCCGGCTGGACGACCACGGTCGACGCGATCGTCGTCGGCTCCGGCATCGCCGGCCTGACAGCCGCGCTCGAGCTGCGCACCCAGGTGCCGCGCGTCCTGCTCGTGACCAAGGGCGAGCTGTCGTCCGGGTCCACGGTCTGGGCGCAGGGCGGCATCGCCGCGGCGCTCGACCCCTCCGACTCCCCGGCCGCGCACCTCGAGGACACGCTCGCCGCAGGCGGCGGGCTGTGCGACCCGGCCGCGGTCGAGGTCCTCGTGACCGAGGGACCCGAGCGGGTGCGAGAGCTCGTCTCGCGCGGCGCGAACTTCGACCTGGCCCCCGGCGGCGACATCGCCCTGACGCGCGAGGGCGGGCACCACGCCGACCGCATCGCGCACGCGGGCGGCGACGCCACGGGCGCCGAGATCTCCCGGGCGCTCGTCGCCCAGCTCGAGGCCGTCCTCGCCGACCCTGGTATCGAGGTCATCGAGAACGCGCTCGTGCTCGACGTGCTCACCACGTCCCCCGCCGAGCCCGGCGGTCCGCGGGCCTGCGGCGTGACGCTGCACGTGCGCGGCCAAGGGTCGCGAGACGGCGTCGGAGCCGTCCTCGGTCGGGCGGTCGTCCTCGCGACGGGCGGGATCGGGCAGGTCTTCCGGTCCTCGACCAACCCGCCCCAGGCCACGGGCGACGGCATGGCCGCCGCGCTGCGTGCCGGGGCGACGCTCGGGGACGTCGAGTTCGTCCAGTTCCACCCCACCGTGCTGTGGCTCGGCCTGGGCGCCAAGGGGCAGCTCCCGCTCATCTCCGAGGCGCTGCGCGGTGAGGGCGCGATCCTCCTCGACACCGACGGTCACCGCTTCATGCCCGCGGTCCACCCCATGGCCGAGCTCGCACCGCGCGACGTCGTCGCGCACGCGATCGTGCGGCAGATGGCCGCGACCGGCTCGGACCACGTGCTGCTCGACGCCCGCCACCTCGGCGCCGAGTTCCTGCGCAAGCGCTTCCCGACCATCACCCAACGGCTGCTCGACCAGGGGATCGACCTCACCGAGGAGCCGGTCCCCGTCGCGCCCGCCCAGCACTACCACTCGGGTGGCGTCGTGACCGACCTGCACGGCCGCTCGACGCTCGACGGCCTGTACGCCGTGGGGGAGGTCGCGTGCACGGGCGTGCACGGGGCGAACCGGCTCGCGTCGAACTCGCTCCTGGAGGGGCTGGTCTTCGCGTACCGGGCCGCTCAGGAGATCACGGCTCGGGTTGCTGCGGGCGAGCTCCCGCTCGGGACACCCGTCGAGCGCGACGGCGAGGCGGCCCTCGTGCCGGCTGCCGCACGGTCCCGGGTGCAGTCGGTCTCGTCGGCCGGACCGGGCGTGATCCGCAGCGGCGAAGGCCTGCGGGTCGCTGCCGACAAGCTCGCGGCGGTACGCACCGACGCGCACCGGTCCACGGACGTGGTCGCGGCCCCGCAGACCGCGGAGTGGGAGACGACCAACGTGCACCAGGTCGCCACGGTGCTCACCGAGGCCGCGCTCCTGCGCGAGGAGAGCCGCGGTGGCCACTTCCGCACGGACTTCCCCGAGGTCGAGCCCGCGTGGGCGCGGCGGATCGAGATCACGCTGGGGGCTGACGGCGAGCTGCGGGTCGTCTGA
- a CDS encoding PH domain-containing protein yields MSESTTQPDAPPTDLIWHRVHPVTPVVRGWSVIAVLLVIVGNQTLDGLPAGQNMLAGNGWWQILGGIVVVGLIGLGYSALAWRMTTYAIDDESVRLHTGVLFRQQRKARLDRLQAVDIVQPLVARLFGLAELKLEVAGGSDSGIKLGFLKLDDANHLRAELLARAAGLRVGSAPARAAVAGAGPVGAPAGPGEAPAGEVPGDGGAVVGQVALDAPEAPEQPVMEVPPGRLVWSLIRTAATIVLVLAVLGLVGVAVGTREIGTLFTALPLVLGVGGYLFGRFTREFNFRSAISPDGIRLRHGLLETRSQTIPPGRVQAIRLTQGLLWRSADWWRVEVNVAGYGLSADGTTNNSVLLPVGTRDEALGAVWLVLPDLGTDDPRALLDEALSGIDAGNHFTTAPRRARILDPIAWRRNGFTVTGRALVLRRGRLVRRVEIVPHERTQSLGVQQGPWQRRLGVATFAAHSVPGPVTPTVPHLDQHVAGALMDEQARRAREARAHAGPELWMRRDEVAAVVETIEDDDAQTAPYVETSSAGTAADQRIEDARE; encoded by the coding sequence ATGAGCGAGAGCACCACGCAGCCCGACGCCCCACCGACAGACCTCATCTGGCACCGCGTCCACCCCGTGACCCCGGTGGTCCGGGGCTGGTCCGTCATCGCGGTCCTCCTCGTGATCGTCGGCAACCAGACCCTCGACGGCCTGCCCGCGGGGCAGAACATGCTGGCCGGGAACGGCTGGTGGCAGATCCTGGGCGGGATCGTCGTCGTCGGTCTCATCGGCCTCGGCTACTCCGCGCTCGCCTGGCGCATGACGACGTACGCGATCGACGACGAGTCGGTCCGCCTCCACACGGGGGTCCTGTTCCGTCAGCAGCGCAAGGCGCGGCTCGACCGGCTCCAGGCCGTGGACATCGTCCAGCCGCTCGTCGCCCGCCTGTTCGGGCTGGCCGAGCTCAAGCTCGAGGTCGCGGGCGGCTCGGACTCGGGCATCAAGCTGGGCTTCCTCAAGCTCGACGACGCCAACCACCTGCGTGCCGAGCTCCTGGCACGCGCGGCGGGGCTGCGCGTGGGCAGTGCCCCTGCTCGCGCGGCAGTCGCGGGTGCCGGACCTGTCGGTGCACCGGCGGGCCCGGGCGAGGCCCCCGCCGGCGAGGTGCCGGGAGACGGGGGCGCCGTCGTCGGGCAGGTCGCCCTGGACGCGCCCGAGGCACCCGAGCAGCCCGTCATGGAGGTCCCCCCGGGCCGCCTCGTCTGGTCGTTGATCCGCACGGCCGCGACGATCGTCCTGGTCCTCGCGGTGCTCGGCCTCGTCGGCGTCGCGGTCGGCACCCGCGAGATCGGCACGCTGTTCACGGCCCTGCCGCTGGTCCTGGGCGTCGGCGGCTACCTGTTCGGCCGGTTCACGCGCGAGTTCAACTTCCGCAGCGCGATCTCGCCCGACGGCATCCGGCTGCGCCACGGCCTGCTCGAGACGCGTTCGCAGACCATCCCACCGGGCCGCGTCCAGGCCATCCGGCTCACGCAGGGGCTCCTGTGGCGCAGCGCGGACTGGTGGCGCGTCGAGGTCAACGTCGCGGGCTACGGCCTGAGCGCGGACGGCACGACCAACAACAGCGTCCTGCTGCCCGTGGGGACGCGCGACGAGGCCCTGGGCGCGGTGTGGCTCGTGCTGCCGGACCTCGGCACGGACGACCCTCGCGCGCTGCTCGACGAGGCGCTGTCCGGGATCGACGCGGGGAACCACTTCACGACGGCACCGCGACGCGCCCGCATCCTCGACCCGATCGCGTGGCGCCGCAACGGCTTCACGGTCACGGGTCGTGCGCTGGTCCTGCGGCGCGGACGCCTCGTGCGCCGTGTCGAGATCGTGCCGCACGAGCGCACGCAGTCGCTCGGCGTCCAGCAGGGCCCGTGGCAGCGGCGCCTGGGCGTCGCGACGTTCGCCGCGCACTCGGTCCCCGGCCCCGTCACGCCGACCGTGCCGCACCTCGACCAGCACGTCGCGGGCGCGCTCATGGACGAGCAGGCGCGCAGGGCCCGCGAGGCCCGCGCGCACGCCGGGCCCGAGCTGTGGATGCGGCGGGACGAGGTGGCGGCCGTCGTCGAGACGATCGAGGACGACGACGCGCAGACCGCGCCGTACGTGGAGACCTCGTCCGCCGGGACGGCTGCCGACCAGAGGATCGAGGACGCACGTGAGTGA
- the folK gene encoding 2-amino-4-hydroxy-6-hydroxymethyldihydropteridine diphosphokinase: MSTAFAGAVQGTDGRPFDQIRLTGLSATGHHGVFEHERLEGQLFRADVVLHLDTRPAAAGDDLADTVSYAVVAEDVVAVLAGSPADLIETVAERVAAVALRHPAVVAVDVAVHKPQAPITVPFDDVQVVVRRDRVKVPVVADEAPRVVPIPVGSITPAVLGNVAVTEPAAPQDQHVVMPPSIPPVAPAPAPDRSPDQGVFADTAEDLGPAAVDAPHAGGVSDQEFVDALDSFYSAPQDALSAPAETFEPAAEHEPVPQPDRSAPEVGAEPTPVAAEPFREAAAAPSEVAEPAEAPAAALPVPAAQPAVPDGSTDPAVLAVREVPVAPETTAADGPDLSGGHVLPDDVAPVAYQVAAEPSPVEPSPAEHVPADEAVLPVAAQAPAESPAVPGPVVEAPSTAPFAAEASSVETGPVAPALPEHEPVAAPVPLPVRPAPEDAEAPVGQTAAEAPVVPEAVPVPAVATDRLDEAPAGFVPVVLALGANLGDAQQTLRDAVTDLDRISGLEITDVSPLARTAAVGGPEQPDYLNAILLARTTLAPRALLRAVQAVENAHGRVRAERNGPRTLDVDLVVFGTVTEFTEDLELPHPRAHERAFVLEPWAQIAPDAVLPGLGGGPVAALAATAPDRGGIRWLALDWLTDAEPEAAPAAAPVDEAPATAGPARQVQAEPEPVPPSVEVAAPEPTTAPTTPARPGGELTATPQEQLDPVGHAPVTAAPPFVQDQPTAPSAPGQPSAQTPAQTPSQAAGAQAAPAQQGSPERAVEQPGPFVPAFHPVHPQDGQEPPHAQVPPLWADVSQAASATEPRAQVPPTPAGHAQVAPEEPVTPQFHPVHQAPANPFEPQQPAPAVEQQGGPSAQPPITGVPMSFPADLRGPSS, translated from the coding sequence GTGAGCACAGCGTTCGCAGGGGCGGTGCAGGGGACCGACGGGCGCCCGTTCGACCAGATCCGGCTCACGGGGCTCAGTGCGACGGGCCACCACGGGGTGTTCGAGCACGAGCGCCTCGAGGGTCAGCTCTTCCGCGCCGACGTGGTGCTGCACCTCGACACGCGTCCGGCCGCGGCCGGTGACGACCTCGCGGACACCGTGAGCTACGCGGTCGTCGCGGAGGACGTCGTCGCGGTGCTCGCGGGCTCGCCCGCCGACCTCATCGAGACGGTCGCCGAGCGCGTCGCGGCGGTCGCGCTGCGCCACCCCGCCGTCGTCGCGGTCGACGTCGCGGTCCACAAGCCGCAGGCGCCCATCACCGTGCCCTTCGACGACGTCCAGGTCGTCGTCCGTCGCGACCGCGTCAAGGTGCCGGTCGTGGCCGACGAGGCCCCGCGCGTCGTGCCCATCCCGGTCGGGTCGATCACCCCGGCCGTGCTCGGGAACGTCGCGGTCACGGAGCCTGCCGCCCCGCAGGACCAGCACGTCGTCATGCCGCCGTCGATCCCGCCGGTGGCTCCCGCACCCGCGCCGGACCGATCGCCCGACCAGGGCGTCTTCGCGGACACGGCCGAGGACCTCGGTCCGGCCGCCGTCGACGCTCCGCACGCGGGCGGGGTGTCCGACCAGGAGTTCGTCGACGCCCTCGACTCGTTCTACAGCGCCCCCCAGGACGCCCTGAGCGCCCCTGCCGAGACCTTCGAGCCCGCCGCGGAGCACGAGCCGGTTCCTCAGCCCGACCGGTCGGCCCCCGAGGTCGGCGCCGAACCGACGCCCGTCGCGGCCGAGCCCTTCCGCGAGGCGGCTGCGGCGCCGTCGGAGGTCGCGGAGCCCGCCGAGGCCCCCGCAGCGGCGCTCCCCGTGCCCGCAGCCCAGCCCGCCGTGCCGGACGGGTCCACCGACCCGGCCGTGCTCGCGGTGCGCGAGGTCCCCGTGGCACCCGAGACCACTGCGGCTGACGGACCGGACCTGTCCGGCGGGCACGTCCTGCCCGACGACGTCGCCCCCGTGGCGTACCAGGTCGCCGCCGAGCCCTCGCCCGTCGAGCCCTCGCCCGCCGAGCACGTCCCCGCCGACGAGGCGGTGCTGCCGGTCGCCGCGCAGGCCCCGGCCGAGAGCCCTGCGGTGCCCGGGCCCGTGGTCGAGGCCCCCTCGACGGCCCCCTTCGCTGCCGAGGCCTCGAGCGTCGAGACGGGGCCCGTGGCACCGGCGCTCCCCGAGCACGAGCCGGTCGCCGCCCCCGTCCCGTTGCCCGTCCGTCCCGCTCCCGAGGACGCCGAGGCTCCGGTCGGGCAGACTGCCGCCGAGGCGCCGGTCGTGCCTGAGGCGGTGCCGGTGCCGGCCGTCGCGACCGATCGGCTCGACGAAGCCCCTGCGGGCTTCGTCCCCGTCGTGCTCGCGCTCGGCGCCAACCTGGGCGACGCCCAGCAGACGTTGCGCGACGCCGTGACGGACCTCGACCGGATCTCCGGGCTCGAGATCACCGACGTCTCGCCGCTCGCGCGGACCGCGGCGGTCGGTGGCCCCGAGCAGCCGGACTACCTCAACGCGATCCTGCTGGCCCGGACGACGCTCGCGCCGCGTGCGCTCCTTCGCGCGGTCCAGGCCGTGGAGAACGCCCACGGGCGGGTCCGTGCCGAGCGCAACGGCCCGCGCACCCTCGACGTGGACCTGGTCGTCTTCGGCACGGTCACCGAGTTCACCGAGGACCTCGAGCTGCCTCATCCGCGGGCGCACGAGCGTGCCTTCGTCCTGGAGCCGTGGGCGCAGATCGCGCCGGACGCCGTGCTGCCCGGCCTGGGTGGCGGTCCCGTCGCCGCCCTGGCGGCGACGGCGCCCGACCGTGGCGGCATCCGTTGGCTCGCGCTCGACTGGCTGACCGACGCCGAGCCCGAGGCGGCTCCGGCCGCGGCCCCCGTCGACGAGGCTCCCGCGACCGCCGGGCCCGCTCGACAGGTCCAGGCGGAGCCTGAGCCGGTGCCCCCGTCGGTCGAGGTGGCGGCTCCCGAGCCGACCACGGCGCCCACGACCCCGGCACGCCCCGGGGGAGAGCTCACCGCGACCCCGCAGGAGCAGCTCGACCCGGTCGGACACGCACCCGTCACGGCCGCGCCGCCGTTCGTCCAGGACCAGCCGACCGCGCCCTCCGCCCCCGGCCAGCCGTCGGCCCAGACGCCAGCCCAGACGCCTTCCCAGGCTGCGGGGGCGCAGGCCGCACCGGCTCAGCAGGGCTCGCCCGAGCGCGCCGTGGAGCAGCCCGGACCCTTCGTCCCGGCGTTCCACCCCGTGCACCCGCAGGACGGGCAGGAACCTCCGCACGCCCAGGTCCCGCCGTTGTGGGCGGACGTCTCGCAGGCCGCGTCGGCGACCGAGCCGCGGGCCCAGGTGCCACCGACGCCGGCCGGCCACGCGCAGGTCGCGCCCGAGGAACCGGTGACCCCGCAGTTCCACCCCGTGCACCAGGCGCCCGCCAACCCGTTCGAGCCGCAGCAGCCCGCGCCGGCCGTCGAGCAGCAGGGCGGGCCGTCGGCCCAGCCCCCCATCACGGGGGTGCCCATGTCGTTCCCGGCCGACCTGCGCGGCCCGTCGAGCTGA